In Campylobacter sp. 2014D-0216, the following proteins share a genomic window:
- the aldA gene encoding aldehyde dehydrogenase, whose amino-acid sequence MTTYLNYIDGEFIPHDGEFIEVLNPATKEVVSRVASASLEDTKRAIEAAKKAQKSWEAKPAIERASYLREIANLIRKNANYLTEVLMQEQGKTRTLASIEINFTADYMDYMAEWARRYEGEIIQSDRPNEHIYLYKSAIGVIGGILPWNFPFFLIARKMAPALVTGNTIVIKPSSETPNNAFEFAKLVAQSSLPKGVFNLVAGKGSVVGHELSSNENIGMVSLTGSVEAGTRVMEAAAKNIIKVSLELGGKAPAIVCKDADIDLAVEAIKASRICNNGQVCNCAERAYVHSSIYDEFVDKFVKAMSKVSVGNTLKGDFDMGPLVNQAGVDNALAMLERAKAKGAVVECGGKITDTSGYYFPASVLTNVKHEDEIMQKEIFAPILPIAKFDTLDEAIDMANDCEYGLTSSIYTQNLDIAMRASREIKFGETYINRENFEAMQGFHAGFRKSGIGGADGKHGLEEYLATHVVYLQYNTNKQ is encoded by the coding sequence ATGACAACTTATTTAAATTATATTGATGGTGAATTTATTCCGCATGATGGTGAATTTATTGAGGTTTTAAATCCTGCTACAAAAGAAGTAGTATCAAGAGTGGCTAGTGCTTCTTTGGAGGATACAAAAAGAGCCATTGAAGCAGCAAAAAAAGCACAGAAGTCTTGGGAGGCAAAGCCGGCGATTGAAAGAGCGAGTTATTTAAGAGAAATTGCAAATTTAATACGTAAAAATGCAAATTATTTAACCGAAGTTTTAATGCAAGAACAGGGTAAAACAAGAACTCTTGCAAGTATAGAGATTAACTTTACAGCAGATTATATGGACTATATGGCAGAATGGGCTAGAAGGTATGAAGGTGAGATTATACAAAGTGATAGACCTAATGAGCATATTTATTTATATAAAAGTGCAATCGGGGTTATTGGCGGAATTTTACCTTGGAATTTTCCATTTTTTCTTATTGCTAGAAAAATGGCACCTGCTTTAGTTACGGGCAATACGATTGTTATAAAACCAAGTAGTGAAACACCTAATAATGCCTTTGAATTTGCAAAACTTGTTGCACAAAGTTCTTTACCTAAAGGAGTATTTAATCTAGTAGCGGGTAAAGGAAGTGTGGTAGGACATGAGTTATCAAGCAATGAAAATATAGGCATGGTGAGTCTTACAGGGAGTGTTGAAGCAGGCACCAGAGTAATGGAAGCTGCTGCGAAAAACATCATTAAAGTATCACTAGAACTAGGTGGTAAAGCACCAGCTATAGTTTGTAAAGATGCTGATATTGACTTGGCAGTTGAAGCAATTAAAGCTAGTAGAATTTGCAATAACGGCCAGGTGTGTAATTGCGCTGAAAGAGCTTATGTGCATTCAAGTATTTATGATGAATTTGTGGATAAATTTGTCAAAGCTATGAGTAAAGTAAGTGTTGGCAATACTCTAAAAGGTGATTTTGATATGGGTCCACTTGTAAATCAAGCAGGTGTTGATAATGCTTTGGCGATGCTTGAGAGAGCTAAAGCTAAAGGTGCAGTTGTAGAGTGCGGTGGAAAAATAACCGATACAAGCGGATATTATTTTCCTGCAAGTGTTCTTACAAATGTTAAGCATGAAGATGAAATTATGCAAAAAGAAATTTTTGCACCTATTTTACCGATTGCTAAATTTGATACTCTTGATGAGGCTATTGATATGGCAAATGATTGCGAATATGGTCTTACAAGCTCTATTTATACACAAAATTTAGATATAGCAATGAGAGCAAGCAGAGAGATTAAGTTTGGTGAAACATATATCAACCGTGAAAATTTCGAAGCAATGCAAGGTTTTCATGCAGGATTTAGAAAAAGCGGTATAGGGGGAGCTGATGGTAAACATGGGCTTGAGGAATACCTAGCAACTCATGTGGTTTATTTGCAATACAACACTAACAAACAATAG
- a CDS encoding amidohydrolase family protein, which produces MQAIFDSHLHLWDLSKMPISWIKSNDRLDQNFEFERAKLEYKDYQFLGAMYVETNSDDKSKEALFALEQRRLHGLFLCLADLECKDQLCAFREVMHTSKKGARRLFEPDFKIILRVLKQENIVFEACMKNEELWFLERFLQENSDLKVVLNHMGSPKMECFETYKKTLEKLKLFSNLWIKISAPDDFTIQTHKEFVKECFVFLKSIFNEDRFLFGSNYPVAKIPPSQWAKLIVESGIFKDLDGIFYKNALSIYKEDRCKDMGKS; this is translated from the coding sequence ATGCAAGCTATTTTTGATTCTCATTTGCATCTTTGGGATTTAAGTAAAATGCCTATTTCATGGATAAAATCTAATGATAGATTAGATCAAAATTTTGAATTTGAAAGAGCAAAATTAGAATATAAAGACTATCAATTTTTAGGTGCAATGTATGTTGAAACTAATAGCGATGATAAAAGCAAGGAAGCTTTGTTTGCATTAGAGCAAAGGAGGCTTCATGGGCTTTTTCTTTGTTTGGCTGATTTAGAATGCAAAGATCAACTTTGTGCTTTTAGAGAAGTAATGCATACAAGCAAAAAAGGTGCTAGAAGGTTATTTGAACCAGATTTTAAGATTATATTGCGAGTTTTAAAACAAGAAAATATAGTTTTTGAAGCTTGTATGAAGAATGAAGAATTATGGTTTTTAGAAAGGTTTTTGCAAGAAAATTCTGATTTAAAGGTTGTGCTAAATCATATGGGTAGCCCTAAAATGGAATGTTTTGAAACATATAAAAAAACTCTAGAAAAATTAAAACTTTTTTCCAATTTATGGATAAAAATTTCTGCTCCAGATGATTTTACAATACAAACTCACAAAGAGTTTGTAAAAGAGTGTTTTGTGTTTTTAAAAAGCATTTTTAATGAAGATAGATTTTTATTTGGTAGCAATTATCCGGTTGCAAAAATACCACCAAGTCAATGGGCGAAGCTTATTGTAGAGAGTGGAATTTTTAAAGATCTAGATGGCATATTTTATAAAAATGCTTTATCAATTTACAAGGAGGATAGGTGCAAAGATATGGGCAAATCATAA
- a CDS encoding dihydrodipicolinate synthase family protein, producing the protein MGNLKGTFPALLTPYDVHRNIDEKEFVRYCEFGISKGLDGLFCNGSAGDSQALSLEKQVKLMQLSKSVAKNNVPVITGITSTVYEHTLILAQKAYELNLDALLLAMPYYYKLDENDLFEYVRLVANSAKIPVYVYNIPLFAPSMSLKLIEKVSKLDNVVGIKDSSGDALLLNHILDVVPCDFDVFVGREEFYAGALFAGAKGSMTSIGGVFPELMSEIYHCMCDKNYEKALGIQKSLLKAIRFAMSISFPMGFALLLKLRGFEFTRFRIHPSSIKAESYLEQFYNEAKNVIQTLEQETGILL; encoded by the coding sequence ATGGGAAATTTAAAAGGAACTTTTCCGGCCTTATTGACACCTTATGATGTTCATAGGAATATTGATGAAAAAGAATTTGTTCGTTATTGCGAATTTGGAATTTCAAAAGGCTTAGATGGGCTTTTTTGTAATGGAAGCGCAGGAGATTCTCAAGCATTAAGTTTAGAAAAACAAGTTAAATTAATGCAACTATCAAAGAGTGTTGCTAAAAACAATGTCCCTGTGATTACTGGTATTACTTCTACAGTATATGAGCACACACTTATTCTAGCACAAAAGGCGTATGAGTTAAATTTAGATGCACTTTTGCTAGCAATGCCTTATTATTATAAATTAGATGAAAATGATCTTTTTGAATATGTTAGGCTAGTTGCAAATAGTGCGAAAATACCTGTTTATGTTTACAATATACCTTTATTTGCACCTAGCATGAGCTTAAAGCTAATAGAGAAAGTTTCTAAATTAGATAATGTTGTCGGGATTAAAGATAGCAGTGGAGATGCTTTGCTTTTAAATCATATACTTGATGTAGTGCCTTGTGATTTTGATGTGTTTGTTGGTAGAGAGGAATTTTATGCAGGAGCTTTATTTGCTGGTGCAAAAGGCTCTATGACAAGTATAGGTGGTGTATTTCCTGAACTTATGAGTGAAATTTATCACTGTATGTGTGATAAAAACTATGAAAAAGCACTAGGCATACAAAAAAGTTTATTAAAAGCTATACGCTTTGCGATGAGTATTAGTTTTCCTATGGGTTTTGCATTGTTATTAAAACTTAGAGGTTTTGAATTTACTCGTTTTAGAATTCATCCTAGTTCTATAAAAGCTGAATCTTACTTGGAGCAATTTTACAATGAAGCTAAGAATGTAATTCAAACTTTAGAACAAGAAACTGGAATTTTATTATGA
- a CDS encoding UxaA family hydrolase, with amino-acid sequence MMKIMGYRRADGKFGLRNKVIIIPSVHCANKVCENIAKKCDGAVYINHQHGCSQLDFDALQTRDVLIGHGSNANVFGVLVVGLGCEVIQAKTVAEKIKEATPYKQVEYLVIQECGGSKNTIDKGVDIVKSMLENASKIEKSEGDFSDLILGTECGGSDSYSGLSANPALGNLSDFVIEQGGSVILAETTELIGCEAILAKRAKNDEVAKKVYEKILGYENLVKSFHADIRGANPSPGNIEGGLSTIEEKSLGCVYKAGTKTLMDVIDYAKPVVSKGLTFMNTPGNDIEQLSAMVAGGANICVFTTGRGTPTGSAIVPTIKMSSNTFCYTNMNDAIDINAGSIIDGVKTKEDVRDELIDLIVRISNGELVKAEINEQNDFSVWRLATTC; translated from the coding sequence ATGATGAAAATAATGGGATATCGTAGAGCAGATGGTAAATTTGGCTTAAGAAATAAAGTTATTATTATACCAAGCGTGCATTGTGCTAATAAAGTATGTGAAAACATAGCAAAAAAATGCGATGGTGCGGTATATATCAATCATCAGCATGGTTGTTCACAGCTTGATTTTGATGCATTGCAAACGAGAGATGTTTTAATAGGACATGGAAGTAATGCAAATGTTTTTGGTGTTTTGGTTGTTGGATTGGGGTGTGAGGTGATACAGGCAAAAACTGTAGCAGAAAAAATCAAAGAAGCAACTCCTTATAAGCAGGTGGAATATCTAGTAATTCAAGAGTGCGGTGGAAGCAAAAATACCATTGATAAAGGGGTAGATATTGTTAAATCTATGCTCGAAAATGCATCTAAAATAGAAAAAAGCGAAGGTGATTTCAGTGATTTGATTTTAGGAACAGAATGTGGTGGGAGTGATAGTTATAGTGGTTTAAGTGCAAATCCTGCATTAGGAAATTTGAGTGATTTTGTGATCGAGCAAGGCGGTTCTGTTATCTTAGCTGAGACAACTGAGTTGATAGGTTGTGAAGCAATTTTAGCCAAAAGAGCTAAAAATGATGAAGTTGCAAAAAAAGTGTATGAGAAAATTTTAGGTTATGAAAATTTGGTTAAATCTTTTCATGCTGACATTCGTGGAGCCAACCCAAGTCCTGGAAATATAGAAGGTGGTCTTAGCACTATAGAAGAAAAATCATTAGGTTGTGTGTATAAAGCAGGAACTAAGACACTAATGGATGTGATAGATTATGCTAAACCCGTAGTTTCTAAAGGACTTACCTTTATGAATACCCCTGGAAATGACATAGAACAACTTAGTGCTATGGTTGCAGGTGGGGCGAATATATGCGTTTTTACAACAGGGCGTGGTACTCCTACTGGATCAGCTATAGTACCTACTATCAAAATGAGTTCTAATACTTTTTGTTATACAAATATGAATGATGCTATTGACATTAACGCTGGAAGTATTATCGATGGAGTGAAAACAAAAGAGGATGTTCGCGATGAACTTATAGATTTGATTGTGCGGATTTCAAATGGAGAATTAGTAAAAGCGGAAATAAACGAGCAAAACGACTTTTCAGTTTGGAGACTTGCAACAACTTGTTAA
- a CDS encoding L-rhamnose mutarotase, translated as MQRYGQIIKVKKEKIQEYKDLHAKPYDGVCEMIKKCNIQNYSIYLFGEYLFAYFEYIGADFEADMAKMAKDENTQKWWRVTDPCQISLGYAGQKWLDMEEVFHLD; from the coding sequence GTGCAAAGATATGGGCAAATCATAAAAGTTAAAAAGGAAAAAATACAAGAATATAAAGATCTTCATGCTAAACCCTATGATGGGGTTTGTGAGATGATTAAAAAATGTAATATACAAAATTACTCTATTTATTTATTCGGAGAGTATTTATTTGCATATTTTGAATACATTGGTGCTGATTTTGAAGCGGATATGGCAAAAATGGCAAAAGATGAAAACACACAAAAATGGTGGAGAGTGACAGATCCTTGCCAAATATCTTTAGGCTATGCGGGTCAAAAATGGCTAGATATGGAAGAAGTGTTTCATTTAGATTGA
- a CDS encoding UxaA family hydrolase → MSNFIIVHEKDNVATALKDLQKGEEFAGVILREDIKNGHKFAIKTIDKNQLVIKYSEAIAMANKTIYAGEWVHTHNIDGIRARGDKEE, encoded by the coding sequence ATGAGTAATTTTATCATTGTACATGAAAAAGATAATGTTGCAACCGCATTAAAAGACCTTCAAAAGGGCGAGGAATTTGCAGGAGTTATCTTGAGAGAAGATATAAAAAATGGACATAAATTCGCAATTAAAACTATAGATAAAAATCAGCTTGTAATTAAATATTCAGAAGCCATAGCAATGGCAAATAAGACAATTTATGCAGGAGAATGGGTTCATACACATAATATTGATGGGATTCGCGCAAGAGGTGATAAGGAAGAATGA
- the fucP gene encoding L-fucose:H+ symporter permease → MLSNSKNIKIAIILVTSLFFLWGVSYGLIDVMNKNFQNHLHITQHESGFLQLAYFGAYFIIALPAGYIANKYSYKIAIIFGLILYAIGCLLIIPATNLANFYLFLFAFFILACGIGSLETSANPYMVKLGDEKNASFRINAAQSFNGLGQFLGPIIGGALFLSITKQADGASKEQIEAALLANMGNVQLVYVGIAAIVILVLIAFALNKIPEGAAVSSDYEQTDTSKPIGVFKHKHFNLGLLAQFLYIANQVSAGAFFINYLSEHNENLKDEQGAYYFSIALVVFMMGRILSTPLMKKIKGEVILGWYSFINVILCVCLYFASGFISIVILIALFFFMSISFPTIFAVATKNLPFNQVKLGGSLLVMSIVGGAIMPIIVGLVNDHFGTSMGYLVMAPLFLYVSWYGFFGSKIKA, encoded by the coding sequence ATGCTAAGTAATTCTAAAAATATAAAAATAGCAATTATTCTAGTTACTTCTCTTTTTTTTCTATGGGGAGTAAGCTATGGTTTGATTGATGTAATGAATAAAAATTTTCAAAATCACCTGCATATTACACAACATGAAAGCGGATTTTTACAGCTTGCGTATTTTGGTGCTTATTTTATTATAGCACTACCTGCGGGTTATATCGCTAATAAATACTCGTACAAAATCGCTATTATTTTTGGTTTGATTTTGTATGCGATAGGTTGTTTATTGATTATACCAGCAACCAATTTGGCTAATTTTTATTTGTTTTTATTTGCGTTTTTTATATTAGCTTGTGGTATTGGTTCTTTAGAAACTAGCGCAAATCCTTATATGGTAAAACTAGGGGATGAAAAAAATGCAAGTTTTAGGATCAACGCTGCTCAAAGTTTTAATGGCTTAGGACAATTTTTAGGACCTATTATAGGAGGTGCTTTATTTTTATCTATTACTAAGCAGGCAGATGGAGCAAGTAAAGAGCAAATCGAAGCAGCCTTGCTAGCTAATATGGGCAATGTTCAACTTGTATATGTGGGGATAGCGGCTATTGTTATTTTGGTTTTAATTGCTTTTGCTTTAAATAAAATTCCAGAAGGTGCTGCTGTGAGTAGTGATTATGAGCAAACAGACACTTCAAAACCCATAGGAGTGTTTAAGCATAAACATTTTAATCTCGGTCTTCTAGCCCAGTTTTTATATATAGCAAATCAAGTAAGTGCAGGTGCGTTTTTTATTAATTATCTTAGTGAACATAATGAAAATTTAAAAGATGAGCAAGGGGCGTATTATTTTTCTATTGCACTAGTTGTTTTTATGATGGGTCGTATCCTTTCTACCCCTTTAATGAAAAAAATTAAAGGTGAAGTTATTTTAGGATGGTACTCATTTATTAATGTAATTTTATGTGTGTGTTTGTATTTTGCAAGTGGTTTTATTAGTATAGTGATTTTAATTGCTTTGTTTTTTTTCATGTCAATTTCCTTTCCAACTATTTTTGCCGTTGCAACCAAAAATCTTCCTTTTAACCAAGTAAAACTAGGCGGTTCTTTGCTAGTTATGAGTATAGTAGGTGGTGCAATTATGCCTATTATTGTAGGTTTGGTTAATGATCATTTTGGAACAAGTATGGGGTATTTGGTGATGGCTCCTTTGTTCTTGTATGTATCTTGGTATGGATTTTTTGGTTCTAAAATAAAGGCATAG
- a CDS encoding SDR family oxidoreductase → MDLKIQNKVCIITGGAKGIGYGIAKLWALEGGIPVIFSRSEIAEKNHNELKEICENYGFYQIDLKNTEQIAMLVKNVVDSYGGIYALVNNAGANDNLHIENTSTQDLIKSYENNLFHYYTMAKECLPYIKKEQGNILNITSKTGLTGQGRTSAYASAKAAQIGFTREWACAFAKDNIRVNAIAPAEVMTPLYEKWLSNFPNPKEQYEKIAKCIPLGHRFTTIEEIANTAVFTLSPLASHTTGQILTPDGGYIHLDRALNWDEN, encoded by the coding sequence ATGGATTTAAAAATTCAAAATAAGGTTTGTATTATCACTGGTGGGGCAAAAGGTATTGGTTATGGCATTGCTAAATTATGGGCGCTAGAGGGTGGAATTCCTGTTATTTTTTCAAGAAGTGAAATAGCAGAAAAAAACCACAACGAACTAAAAGAAATTTGTGAAAATTACGGTTTTTATCAAATAGACTTAAAAAATACAGAACAAATTGCAATGCTTGTGAAAAATGTGGTTGATAGTTATGGTGGAATATATGCTTTGGTTAATAATGCAGGTGCTAATGATAATTTGCATATTGAAAACACAAGCACTCAGGATCTGATCAAATCTTATGAGAACAATCTTTTTCATTATTATACTATGGCTAAGGAATGTTTACCGTATATCAAAAAAGAACAAGGGAATATTTTAAATATTACCAGTAAGACAGGTTTAACAGGTCAAGGTAGAACATCAGCTTATGCCTCTGCTAAGGCTGCTCAGATAGGTTTTACAAGAGAATGGGCATGCGCTTTTGCAAAAGATAATATTCGAGTAAATGCAATTGCACCGGCTGAAGTGATGACTCCGCTTTATGAAAAATGGTTATCTAACTTTCCAAATCCAAAAGAACAATATGAAAAAATAGCAAAATGTATCCCTTTGGGTCACCGCTTTACAACCATAGAAGAGATAGCAAACACAGCTGTTTTTACTCTAAGTCCTCTTGCATCACATACAACAGGACAAATTTTAACTCCAGATGGTGGATATATCCATCTAGATAGAGCTTTAAATTGGGATGAAAATTAG